A window of the Brachybacterium sacelli genome harbors these coding sequences:
- a CDS encoding metal ABC transporter permease has protein sequence MISPLDLLTSDLMRYPLIIAVLIGLTAPVVGTYLVQKRLSLLGDGLGHVALTGVAVGWLVGAWTTATPADLLAIPGALAASVIGAVAIEYVREVSHTSRDVALAIMFYGGIAGGVVIIQLAGGTSQNLMGYLFGSLSTVTAPDLVIALVLAVVVLAIGLGLSGLLSAVTGDEEFARASGLPVRAVNVLVAVMAALTVTLSMRIVGALMVSALMIVPVAAAQQLVVGFTRTMRTAMAIAVVCALGGLLITVYVDLPPGGVIVLLSIAVYVLAMLARALLPSPGAAAAEGGPGPVAERDAVRSR, from the coding sequence ATGATCTCCCCCCTCGACCTCCTCACCTCCGACCTGATGCGGTACCCGCTGATCATCGCGGTGCTGATCGGATTGACGGCCCCCGTGGTCGGGACCTACCTGGTCCAGAAGCGCCTCTCGCTGCTCGGCGACGGGCTCGGTCACGTCGCGCTGACGGGAGTGGCCGTGGGCTGGCTGGTCGGCGCCTGGACCACCGCCACCCCCGCCGATCTGCTCGCCATCCCCGGCGCCCTGGCCGCCTCCGTGATCGGGGCCGTGGCCATCGAGTACGTGCGCGAGGTCAGCCACACCAGTCGCGACGTGGCGCTCGCGATCATGTTCTACGGCGGCATCGCGGGCGGCGTGGTGATCATCCAGCTCGCCGGCGGCACCTCGCAGAACCTCATGGGCTACCTCTTCGGCTCCCTGTCGACGGTGACCGCGCCCGACCTCGTCATCGCCCTGGTCCTAGCCGTGGTGGTGCTCGCGATCGGCCTCGGCCTCAGCGGACTGCTCTCCGCAGTGACCGGCGACGAGGAGTTCGCCCGCGCCTCCGGCCTGCCGGTCCGCGCGGTCAACGTGCTGGTCGCCGTGATGGCGGCGCTGACCGTGACGCTCTCGATGCGGATCGTGGGCGCCCTGATGGTCTCGGCGCTGATGATCGTCCCGGTCGCCGCCGCCCAGCAGCTCGTCGTCGGCTTCACCCGGACGATGCGCACCGCGATGGCGATCGCCGTGGTCTGCGCGCTGGGCGGCCTGCTGATCACCGTCTACGTGGATCTCCCGCCCGGTGGGGTGATCGTGCTGCTGTCGATCGCCGTCTACGTGCTCGCGATGCTCGCCCGGGCCCTGCTGCCCTCCCCCGGCGCCGCGGCGGCCGAGGGCGGCCCGGGGCCCGTCGCCGAACGCGACGCGGTGCGGAGCCGCTGA
- a CDS encoding isoprenyl transferase translates to MSGASAPGYEEPFEHPSGARVPQLPAPTIPRHVAVVMDGNGRWANRRGLPRTAGHEAGEAALLDVVAGALQIGVTHLSAYAFSTENWKRSPEEVRFLMGFSRSVLRRQRDTLNSWGVRIVWIGREQRLWSSVIKELKAAEQLTRANTRMTLYMCVNHGGRAEIIDAVREIADQARSGRLSGRGITEKSLAKHLSDPDMPDVDLFLRTSGEQRTSNFLLWQAAYAELVFVPELWPDVDRVVLWRAITEYARRDRRYGGAIDAPGASAAGTA, encoded by the coding sequence ATGAGCGGTGCATCCGCGCCCGGCTACGAGGAGCCGTTCGAGCACCCCAGCGGGGCGCGGGTCCCCCAGCTGCCCGCCCCCACGATCCCGCGGCACGTCGCCGTGGTGATGGACGGCAACGGACGGTGGGCGAATCGCCGCGGCCTGCCCCGCACCGCCGGGCACGAGGCCGGGGAGGCCGCGCTGCTGGACGTCGTCGCCGGCGCGCTGCAGATCGGCGTCACCCACCTCTCGGCCTACGCCTTCTCCACCGAGAACTGGAAGCGGTCACCGGAGGAGGTGCGGTTCCTCATGGGCTTCTCCCGGTCGGTGCTGCGCCGCCAGCGCGACACCCTGAACTCCTGGGGGGTGCGCATCGTCTGGATCGGGAGGGAGCAGCGCCTGTGGAGCAGCGTGATCAAGGAGCTGAAGGCGGCCGAGCAGCTCACCCGCGCCAACACCCGCATGACCCTGTACATGTGCGTGAACCACGGCGGCCGCGCCGAGATCATCGACGCGGTCCGGGAGATCGCCGATCAGGCCCGCTCCGGGCGCCTCAGCGGTCGCGGCATCACCGAGAAGAGCCTGGCGAAGCACCTGAGCGATCCCGACATGCCCGATGTCGACCTGTTCCTGCGCACCAGCGGTGAGCAGCGCACCTCGAACTTCCTGCTGTGGCAAGCCGCCTATGCGGAGCTGGTGTTCGTCCCCGAGCTGTGGCCCGACGTGGACCGCGTGGTGCTCTGGCGCGCGATTACCGAGTACGCGCGCCGTGACCGCCGGTACGGGGGCGCCATCGACGCCCCGGGCGCGAGCGCGGCGGGGACCGCCTGA
- the recO gene encoding DNA repair protein RecO — protein sequence MMQKLYRDDAIVLRTHPLGEADRIITLLTRRHGKVRAVAKGVRRTGSRFGARLEPFSLVDVQLHAGRSLHTVTQVVSIEAFAVGICAEYGRFTAASAMLETTDRLTDEVVDPNQRGFLMLVGALRALAEGRIAPPLVLDSFLLRTLAVSGWAPELQVCATCGAPGPHHALDIRAGGLVCTACRRPGAIAVRQATVEHLIFLLAGDWENVVDADETVMQEAGRLITDTVTWHLERTVRSLSYVER from the coding sequence ATGATGCAGAAGCTCTACCGGGACGACGCGATCGTCCTGCGCACCCATCCGCTGGGCGAGGCCGATCGCATCATCACGCTGCTCACCCGGCGCCACGGCAAGGTGCGGGCGGTGGCCAAGGGAGTCCGCCGCACCGGCAGCCGCTTCGGCGCCCGCCTGGAGCCGTTCAGCCTGGTCGACGTCCAGCTCCATGCCGGGCGCAGCCTGCACACCGTGACCCAGGTCGTCAGCATCGAGGCCTTCGCGGTCGGGATCTGCGCCGAGTACGGCCGCTTCACCGCCGCCAGCGCCATGCTCGAGACCACCGACCGACTCACCGATGAGGTCGTCGACCCCAATCAGCGTGGCTTCCTCATGCTCGTCGGCGCGCTGCGCGCCCTGGCCGAGGGACGGATCGCCCCACCCCTGGTGCTGGACTCCTTCCTGCTGCGCACCCTCGCCGTCTCCGGATGGGCCCCTGAGCTGCAGGTCTGTGCGACCTGCGGCGCCCCCGGCCCGCACCACGCCCTGGACATCCGCGCCGGCGGGCTGGTGTGCACGGCGTGCCGGCGGCCCGGGGCGATCGCCGTCCGCCAGGCCACGGTCGAGCACCTGATCTTCCTGCTCGCCGGGGACTGGGAGAATGTGGTCGATGCCGACGAGACCGTCATGCAGGAGGCGGGCCGTCTCATCACCGATACCGTGACCTGGCATCTCGAGCGCACCGTGCGTTCGTTGAGCTACGTCGAACGCTGA
- a CDS encoding DedA family protein gives MEWVQSLPLLQAVGLLYVVIWLRAGATYAVGRGARRAVRRGRIAAFLESPRVQRATEIVHRWGAPVVGLSFLTVGFQTAANAAAGLTGMPLRRYLPALALGGLAWAVIYATIGLVAFAAWFELFVRSPWAAVGVLALVVLLIAALLRHRRRTGPLAPRSEETGKGEDATHSADGTTSAPPPDTVEVLDERSS, from the coding sequence ATGGAGTGGGTGCAGTCCCTGCCGCTGCTGCAGGCCGTCGGCCTGCTGTACGTGGTGATCTGGCTGCGCGCCGGGGCGACCTATGCCGTGGGCCGGGGAGCGCGACGCGCCGTCCGCCGCGGGAGGATCGCGGCCTTCCTCGAGTCCCCGCGGGTCCAGCGGGCCACCGAGATCGTCCACCGCTGGGGCGCCCCCGTCGTCGGCCTGAGCTTCCTGACCGTCGGGTTCCAGACCGCAGCGAACGCGGCGGCCGGACTGACCGGGATGCCGCTGAGGAGGTATCTCCCGGCCCTCGCCCTCGGCGGGTTGGCCTGGGCCGTCATCTACGCCACCATCGGGCTGGTGGCCTTCGCCGCCTGGTTCGAGCTGTTCGTCCGCTCCCCCTGGGCGGCCGTCGGGGTGCTCGCGCTGGTCGTCCTCCTGATCGCCGCGCTGCTGCGGCACAGACGACGCACCGGCCCGCTCGCCCCGCGGAGTGAGGAGACGGGGAAGGGTGAGGACGCGACGCATTCCGCCGACGGGACGACCTCGGCGCCGCCGCCCGACACCGTCGAGGTGCTCGACGAACGATCGTCCTGA
- a CDS encoding metal ABC transporter substrate-binding protein: protein MSLMPHPSRRSLLTLAGLGAGTAVLAACGDGGGGAGGPGDGVSIVTSNYPLTYLARRIGGDRVSVTDLATPGADAHGLELSVKQVMTVQEAGLVLQIPHYQTALDDAITSGPGDNVLDVSSVIEMLPADGHTHEEEASDGGGEEHAEEEHEGHDHGSADPHLWHDPLRLAEIADALGSRLGEIDPDGAEAFTAAAQEVRTDLEELDAELTEQFGTVGGEHTFITSHAAYAYLAERYDLHQVGIAGVDPETEPSPQRLLELEKVIEEEGVTTIFFETTASPKVAQTLAENVGVDSDELDNLETQLDEDVDYPAVMRENCRKLLESWA from the coding sequence ATGTCCCTGATGCCGCACCCCTCCCGCCGTTCCCTGCTCACCCTCGCCGGTCTCGGGGCGGGCACTGCCGTGCTCGCCGCCTGCGGCGACGGCGGCGGAGGAGCCGGCGGTCCGGGGGACGGTGTGAGCATCGTGACCTCGAACTATCCGCTGACCTACCTCGCGCGACGCATCGGCGGCGACCGCGTGAGCGTCACGGACCTCGCCACCCCCGGGGCCGACGCCCACGGGCTCGAGCTGTCGGTCAAGCAGGTGATGACGGTCCAGGAAGCGGGGCTGGTGCTCCAGATCCCGCACTACCAGACCGCTCTCGACGACGCGATCACCTCGGGACCGGGCGACAACGTGCTGGATGTCTCCTCGGTGATCGAGATGCTCCCGGCCGACGGTCACACCCACGAGGAGGAGGCGTCCGACGGCGGCGGCGAGGAGCACGCCGAGGAGGAGCACGAGGGCCACGACCACGGCTCCGCGGATCCCCACCTCTGGCACGACCCGCTGCGACTGGCCGAGATCGCCGACGCGCTCGGATCCCGCCTCGGGGAGATCGACCCCGACGGGGCCGAGGCCTTCACGGCCGCCGCACAGGAGGTGCGCACCGACCTCGAGGAGCTCGACGCCGAGCTCACCGAGCAGTTCGGGACCGTCGGGGGCGAGCACACCTTCATCACCAGCCACGCCGCCTACGCCTACCTCGCCGAGCGCTACGACCTGCACCAGGTCGGCATCGCCGGGGTGGACCCCGAGACCGAGCCCTCCCCGCAGCGGCTGCTCGAGCTCGAGAAGGTCATCGAGGAGGAGGGGGTCACCACCATCTTCTTCGAGACCACCGCCTCGCCGAAGGTCGCCCAGACCCTGGCCGAGAACGTCGGCGTCGACAGCGACGAGCTCGACAACCTCGAGACGCAGCTGGACGAGGACGTCGACTATCCTGCTGTGATGCGCGAGAACTGCCGGAAGCTGTTGGAGAGCTGGGCATGA
- a CDS encoding metal ABC transporter ATP-binding protein encodes MSTPVGPVLDVSSLAVSRGGARVLHEVDLRIDPGEMVALLGANGSGKSTLLRAVVGVLPIEAGTAHLFGSPVQRARAHDRLGYVPQDSIEAGSIPATARETVASGLLGSRSWFPGTRDPRVLRALRDVGLEDLAGRPVTRMSGGQRRRVMIARALVRDPEFLVLDEPFSGVDLPTQRLIAELFRELSARGTTILVVLHETGELAPDIRRAVVLDRGRIVHDGAERDRPHLDPGHDHLEDAAPLDECLGQEIHPA; translated from the coding sequence ATGAGCACCCCCGTCGGTCCCGTTCTCGACGTCTCCTCCCTCGCCGTGTCCCGCGGTGGCGCCCGTGTCCTGCACGAGGTGGACCTGCGGATCGATCCCGGTGAGATGGTCGCCCTGCTCGGCGCGAACGGCTCGGGCAAGTCGACCCTGCTGCGCGCGGTCGTCGGCGTCCTGCCGATCGAGGCGGGCACGGCACACCTGTTCGGCTCCCCGGTGCAGCGAGCTCGGGCGCACGACCGTCTCGGCTACGTCCCGCAGGACTCGATCGAGGCCGGCTCGATCCCCGCCACCGCCCGCGAGACCGTCGCCAGCGGGCTGCTCGGCTCCCGCTCCTGGTTCCCCGGCACCCGTGACCCGCGCGTGCTGCGGGCGCTGCGCGACGTCGGCCTCGAAGACCTGGCAGGCCGCCCTGTGACCCGGATGTCCGGGGGGCAGCGCCGCCGCGTGATGATCGCCCGGGCCCTGGTGCGGGACCCGGAGTTCCTCGTCCTGGACGAGCCCTTCTCCGGCGTCGACCTGCCCACCCAGCGCCTCATCGCCGAGCTGTTCCGCGAGCTCTCCGCCCGCGGCACCACGATCCTGGTGGTCCTGCACGAGACCGGGGAGCTGGCACCGGACATCCGACGGGCCGTGGTGCTGGACCGCGGGCGCATCGTCCACGACGGCGCGGAGCGGGACCGTCCCCACCTCGACCCCGGCCACGACCACCTCGAGGACGCCGCCCCGCTCGACGAATGCCTCGGACAGGAGATCCACCCCGCATGA
- a CDS encoding glycine--tRNA ligase: MAKAPASTLDNVIALTKKRGFVFPAGEIYGGTRSAWDYGPLGVELKENIKRQWWRTFVQSRADMVGLDSSVILPKRVWEASGHVATFTDPLVECRSCHNRFREDHLLEAFEQKKGRAPEGGLAEVPCPNCGTRGEYTEPQQFSGLIKTYLGPVSTEAGLTYLRPETAQGIFVNFLNVVNATRQKPPFGIGQVGKAFRNEITPGNFIFRTREFEQMEIEFFTPPADADEHFARWVEDCWNWFIDLGLKEENLRRFDVPEDERAHYSTGTIDFEYRFGFQGSEWGELMGIANRTDFDLGSHTEASGTKMQYFDQASGERYTPYVIEPSFGLTRSMMAFLADAYTEDEAPNTKGGVDKRTVLKLDPRLAPVKAAVLPLSKSEDLVPRATELADRLRKHWNVEMDVSQAIGRRYRRQDEIGTPFCLTVDFETAEDQAVTVRERDSMTQERVALDQVESYLAARLLGA, encoded by the coding sequence GTGGCCAAGGCCCCCGCCAGCACGCTGGACAACGTCATCGCTCTCACGAAGAAGCGCGGCTTCGTGTTCCCGGCCGGTGAGATCTACGGCGGTACCCGCTCCGCATGGGATTACGGCCCGCTCGGCGTGGAGCTCAAGGAGAACATCAAGCGCCAGTGGTGGCGCACCTTCGTCCAGTCCCGGGCCGACATGGTCGGTCTGGACTCCTCCGTCATCCTGCCCAAGCGGGTTTGGGAGGCCTCGGGCCACGTCGCGACCTTCACCGACCCGCTGGTGGAGTGCCGCAGCTGCCACAATCGCTTCCGCGAGGACCACCTGCTCGAGGCCTTCGAGCAGAAGAAGGGCCGCGCCCCCGAGGGGGGCCTGGCGGAGGTGCCCTGCCCCAACTGCGGCACCCGCGGCGAGTACACGGAACCCCAGCAGTTCTCCGGCCTGATCAAGACCTACCTCGGCCCGGTCTCCACCGAGGCCGGCCTGACGTACCTGCGCCCGGAGACCGCCCAAGGCATCTTCGTGAACTTCCTCAACGTCGTCAATGCCACCCGCCAGAAGCCGCCCTTCGGCATCGGCCAGGTCGGCAAGGCGTTCCGCAACGAGATCACCCCGGGCAACTTCATCTTCCGCACCCGCGAGTTCGAGCAGATGGAGATTGAGTTCTTCACCCCGCCGGCGGACGCCGATGAGCACTTCGCCCGCTGGGTGGAGGACTGCTGGAACTGGTTCATCGACCTCGGCCTGAAGGAGGAGAACCTGCGCCGCTTCGACGTGCCCGAGGACGAGCGTGCCCACTACAGCACCGGCACCATCGACTTCGAGTACCGCTTCGGCTTCCAGGGCAGCGAGTGGGGCGAGCTGATGGGCATCGCCAACCGCACCGACTTCGATCTGGGCAGCCACACCGAGGCCTCCGGCACCAAGATGCAGTACTTCGACCAGGCCTCCGGTGAGCGCTACACGCCCTACGTCATCGAACCGAGCTTCGGCCTGACCCGTTCGATGATGGCCTTCCTCGCCGACGCCTACACCGAGGACGAGGCCCCCAACACCAAGGGCGGCGTCGACAAGCGCACCGTGCTGAAGCTCGATCCCCGCCTGGCCCCGGTCAAGGCCGCGGTGCTGCCGCTGTCCAAGAGCGAGGACCTGGTGCCCCGTGCCACCGAGCTCGCCGATCGCCTGCGGAAGCACTGGAACGTCGAGATGGACGTCTCCCAGGCGATCGGCCGCCGCTACCGTCGCCAGGACGAGATCGGCACCCCGTTCTGTCTCACGGTCGACTTCGAGACGGCCGAGGACCAAGCCGTGACGGTTCGCGAGCGCGACTCCATGACCCAGGAGCGCGTGGCCCTCGACCAGGTCGAGTCCTACCTCGCCGCCCGTCTGCTCGGCGCCTGA
- a CDS encoding Fur family transcriptional regulator, giving the protein MQRNTRQRAAILETLSRQDDFRSAQQIHEQMKADGETVGLATVYRNLQALSTSGRLDVLVAGDGESLYRQCEDTGHHHHLVCRECGRTVEFLAPRLENAMTSIAHEHGFTDLDHTLEVFGLCTEHAGTGGEPDGSASR; this is encoded by the coding sequence ATGCAACGGAACACCCGCCAGCGCGCCGCGATCCTCGAGACGCTGTCGCGGCAGGACGACTTCCGCAGCGCCCAGCAGATCCATGAGCAGATGAAGGCAGACGGCGAGACCGTGGGGCTGGCCACCGTGTACCGCAACCTCCAGGCGCTGAGCACCTCGGGCCGGCTGGACGTCCTGGTCGCCGGCGACGGGGAGTCCCTGTACCGCCAGTGCGAGGACACCGGCCACCACCACCATCTGGTGTGCCGCGAATGCGGCCGGACGGTCGAGTTCCTCGCGCCCCGGCTCGAGAACGCCATGACCTCGATCGCCCACGAGCACGGCTTCACCGACCTCGACCACACGCTCGAGGTGTTCGGGCTGTGCACCGAGCACGCAGGGACCGGAGGCGAACCGGACGGGTCCGCGTCGCGATGA